One Hordeum vulgare subsp. vulgare chromosome 4H, MorexV3_pseudomolecules_assembly, whole genome shotgun sequence DNA window includes the following coding sequences:
- the LOC123449695 gene encoding ras-related protein RABC2a-like: MGSTPGSSYDCSFKVLLIGDSAVGKSSLLVSFVSAAPTDDDISPTIGVDFKIKFLTVGDKKLKLTIWDTAGQERFRTITSSYYRGAHGIILVYDVTKRQSFTNLADVWAKEIELHSTNKECVKMLVGNKLDKDEDRMVTTEEGLAFAQQCGCLFLESSAKTRENVEKCFEELVLKILEVPSLSEEGSSVVKRNSLKQKHEKSGGCCQ; this comes from the exons ATGGGCTCGACGCCGGGGAGCAGCTACGACTGCTCCTTCAAGGTGCTGCTCATCGGGGACTCCGCCGTCGGCAAGAGCAGCCTCCTCGTCAGCTTCGTCTCCGCCGCCCCCACTGACGACGACATCTCCCCCACCATAG GGGTGGATTTTAAAATCAAGTTTCTCACTGTTGGTGATAAGAAATTGAAGTTGACAATATGGGACACCG CTGGCCAGGAGAGGTTTAGGACAATCACTAGTTCTTACTACAGAGGTGCTCATGGAATTATCCTAG TTTATGATGTTACAAAGAGACAAAGTTTCACAAATTTGGCTGACGTATGGGCCAAGGAAATAGAATTGCACTCAACGAACAAAGAGTGCGTCAAAATGCTTGTTGGAAACAAACTGGACAAG GATGAGGACAGAATGGTAACAACAGAAGAAGGTCTTGCCTTTGCACAGCAATGTGGATGCCTTTTTCTCGAAAGCAGTGCCAAAACAAGAGAAAATGTGGAGAAATGTTTTGAAGAGCTTGTGCTAAAG ATTCTTGAGGTTCCAAGTCTGTCGGAGGAAGGCTCGTCGGTCGTCAAGAGGAACTCGCTGAAACAGAAGCATGAGAAGAGTGGGGGATGCTGCCAGTAG